TCAACCACTTTAATCATGTCTCGAGATATTTCTAATTGATCATAATTAAACGGGGAGAAACTTTCCCAAAGGTATCTGCATATATATCTAAACTATTAAAAATGAAATACAATTAATATCTATATATGTGTAACATTTCAGTATTTCAACGAGGATAAACTTTCCCCAAACTCTATATACTTTTATAGAAGTCGTACTCTCTATACACTTTAAACTTTGTATTTCAGATTACAAGCAATAAAAGCACCTCCAGATAGAATCAAAACTATGAAATATCGTGTAACAAGATTAAACATTCAAACATTGAAGCCCTTTTAAAAAAAAAAAAACATTCAAACATTGAAGTTAGTAGTTTCACTTATGTATGGTCGAGTAATTTTTCGACGAAGGAAACATTCTATTTCATGATAGGAGAAGTGACATAGTCATTAATTGTACACCAGGAGTTAACCAGAGTGATATAAACAGTGAACAAAAATATGAGCTTGAAGGTCTCTTCTTAGCTACGGTTCATTAAAACAGCTTGTTCGGGGTAAAACGTAATTAAATTTTTGGTAAAATGTCATTAAAACACTTTGTTGTTCAGGAACATGTGATCGAGTATATATACACTAATACACACACATTTCTATTATACTGTGACTATAGTTAGTATTTTATACTATCATAAAACCATAACAACTGCAATAAACATGAAAAATTAATGAATATTGAATGGTATTTAGGTCTTTGATCTAAAAAACCATGGAAAGTGAAAAACGTGTCCAACACTTGTTTTTTCATATTTGATTCACCAATTTTAATTTAATAATTAAAAAGGCTATATCCGACTTGAAACTTGTTTATATATTGCGCAAACTGGAAGAAGAGACTATAAAAGAAACCAATACAAAGATAAAACTCATAGCAAACTGTGGGGAAAAAAGAGAGACAAACCGACGACAAAGGGTTTACTATACTGATTTTGTCATAAATCATTATCCTCAAATGGCCAACAAAGCTACCTTCCATCTACTCATGATATTCTGCTTAACTCTATCTCAGTTTTTTTTCTTCTTCCCTACCAATGCTTCGAGTAAGATCGTCGTCTCTTTATTCTTTTCTTTTATGTTATAAATATGTTCATCAAATGATTTAACAACAAAGATATACTACTGGTTGGTTCTCGAGTATATATGTATATTCCTGAATATATATCTCTTTCTTGTGTACTTATGTAGGATTTGGGAGTTTGATGGAGAGGCCTGATCAAATTTTCCTACCTCAACAAGATACAATACTGGTTTGTTCTCAAAAAGCTTATAGCTTCAAAAACTAATCCCTTTAGAAAAAAAATACTAATCCATTTGCTGTTGTTTTGTTAGGACGTGAAGAAGGACGTAGAGGAAAGGGTGACGATGGAGTTAAATGATTATCCAGGCTCCGGTGCCAACAACCGGCACTTGCCACGTGGAAGAGGATGCATCGATTGCTGAAAAGTTAAAGAAGAATAATAACGTGATACAAAAAAAAACAAACCGATTACCGTCGGAATCCTGACGGAAAAAAACTTAATTATAATCGATAAATTTATGTAGCTTACGTCTGAATTAATTCAGTTAGTTAACATCGAGGTACATACGTGGCCAGTTTAATACTATCGGAGGCCCTTGGACAAAAATATATATATTCTGAGGCCCTATATCTAATTAGTTTCTAGTATTATGTTTCTAAAAGTTTTTAACTCGAGTATCGCATCAAATATCTATGTTGGATTTCTTAGCTAGAAAATTTTGTAATTTTGTGCTTTTAATACTGTCTATATCTAAGCCAATCATGCTAATGGAAATAATCAATACCTTTAATTTGGAGCGGATCCGCTCTCTCTTAAGACTATCTCCAATGATACACAATAATTTTCTCTAAATTTCATTCAAAAATAGAGTAATTCTACAGAGTAATGTTAAGTTTTTTACTCTATATTTGAAGTAAAAAACAACATTACTCTATATTCCATTCTATTATAGAATTCGTGAACCATTGGAGCAAATCCAACTCTATAATAGAGTTACTTTATTTTATAAAATAAAGAAAAAATTATTGTGTATCAATGGAGATGCCCTAAAATATCTCGACTCAATAACACTATTTAGTATCAAAATCACATTATTTTAATGTGATTTCAATACTAAAAAAGTTTTAATCTCCAATTCAACTCTAAAACACTATTGTGGTGTGATTTTCACACTAAATTTTTTCCACCCATCACTAAAAATTACACTATCTAGTGCCAACACTATTTAGTGGGAGAAATTTTTTTTTTTCTTCTTCTATGGATTCCAGTTGTTTATTCCAGAAATGCCGAGTTTTATGCTTCTTAGTCGAGTTCTTCGTTTAATGCTATATGATATAGTAAATTAGGATCCAATAAAATCTTTTAAAATATGTACATATTTAAAATTTTATACTTTAATACCTTGATAAATTTGATTATTTTAATAGCTTAACAAATTTGATTATTATAATATTCTAAGGAATGCTAAAAGAACAACATACCTTATTTCAATTTTTTTATAAAAACTGAATTGATCAACAAAAAATTATCTTACAAAGGTGAACATCGATCAAGAATATAACAACAAAATTGTTATGATTTGTGAAAAACAACAACATATATCATTAAGCTTAAACCGGGTTGGTTAACTTTAATGTGTTGATACAAGAAGCAATTGAAGATAACCGGTGATGTTGTTGGAGATTGGTTGATTCAGCGTGTACCGGGTCTCGTCTTTATAAGGGATTAAGAAAGAAGCAACTCATCAATCCGTAACAGAAACAACTCATCAAAGAATCAGAGAGAGAGAGAGAAGAAGAAGGAAGATCGAGAGAAGTTGAGAGCTAGAATTGTATCTTGATTCTTAGCTCTTGGAACTGATCTTTGTACTCTCAAGCGTTGATTGTAGTGGATGTGTTTGCTTGTCACCCAGATGTAGAGATCTCACATCGAGACTCGAACTGGGTTAAAAATCATGTGTCTCTTTACTTTCTAGTTGTTCTTTTAAAAATAGAGATCAAGTGAGGCGAGAGAAGAAACACGTATGATTGCATAGAATTCTAGGTTCAAGACTTGGATCTTCGATTGATTCATCACAAAGTGGTATCAGAGCGCCATGTTCGGCATAAATGAGGGAATCGATGGCGAAGATCAAGATAGCATGTTTCGATGGGCAAGGCGATTTCACGATGTGGAAGAAGCGGATGTTAACTCATCGTTCGATCCTCGGTTTGAAGGATGCATTGGTCGAGCCTTCATCAACAACAGTTCCTGGGATTGCAATCAAGAAAGGTGAAGAGGAGGGGGACTTCAAGGAGCGATCAAACAGCTCGAGCACGAGAAGTCTGAGAAGGCCGAGAAGGCGATGAACATGATCATCCTGAATCTTGGAGATCATGTGTTAAGGAAACTTGAAGATTGTACGACAGCAGCATCGATATGGTCTGCACTTGAAAGGTTGTATAATTCTAAGACCTTATCTAATAGAATTCATCTACATCATAAGTTCTATACATTCAAAATGATTGAGTGTAAATCAATTGATGAGAACATAGAGATTTCTTGAAACTTGTTTCCGGGTTAAGCAGTGTCAATGTTTCTGTTTCAGAGGAGGTGCAAGCAATACTGTTGCTGAGTTCACTACCGTATCAGTACAATCAGCTCAAAGGAACACTGAAGTACGGTAGAGAAACCTTGACCATTGAGGATGTGACGAATGCTGCTAAGTCAAAGGAGATTGAGTTGAAGGATGTGAAGGATTTAAGCACTTCACACATCACACGTGGAAGACCTGATAAAAGAGAAAGCTTTAAAGGCAGGAACTTCAACAAATCAAGATTGAGGTCGAGGTCAAAAGTGACGTGCTGGTATTGCAAGAAAGAAGGGTACATGAAGAAAGACTGCTATGCTAGGAAGAAAAGAATGGAGAGTGAAGATGATGGTGAAGCAGTGGTGATGGTAGACAAGCTGCAAGAGATAGATGCTCTAGCTATCTCTGATCAAAATCCAAGAGACAAATGGGTGATAGACTCTGGGTGCTCGTACCATATGACTTCGAGACGCGAGTGGTTCTGTGAGTTTGAAGAAATCACAGGAGGACAAGTTCTGCTATCAGACGACAGAGCAGTCTCGGTTCAAGGGATTGGATCCATTCGTATAAACACATGAGGAGGAACCGTCAACAGGCTTGCTAACGTCAGGTATGTACCTAATCTCAAGGGGAATCTGATATCGGTTAGTTCCCTTGATGTATGTGCAGGGATATAGGCAAGAAAGTGGAGACGGAAAAACTTGTTTCTACAAGAAGGACATGTTAGCTCTACATAGAGTCTTGTGTGGGAGTCTATATCTTCTGGATGGAGAGACGATTCAACCATCTGCAAATGCAGTAGTGGCGAAAGATGACACTGCATTGTGGCATAGTCGTCTAGCTCATACAAGCATGCAGAACTTGAAGGTGTTAGCAGAAAAAGGAATACTTGAAAAGAAGAAGATTAGTGAGATAGACTTTTGTGAAAGTTGTGTTATGGATAAGAACAAGAGGCTCAACTTCAAAGTTGGTAAGCACAACAGTGACGATGTGCTGAGGTACGTACACGCTGATCTCTGGGGTTACCCTAATGTCCACTGGTCTATCTCTAAGAAGCAATATTTTTCTATCTATAATAGATGATTACACTAGGAAGGTTTGGATTTATTTCTTAGCTACTAAGGATGAAGCTTTTAGTAAGTTTTGTGAATGGAAGAACTTAGTAGTGAATCAGGTAAATCGGAAAGTAAAATGTCTTAGGAATGATAACAGTTTAGAATTTTGTAACATTGCTTTTGATAATTTCTGTAAGTCGTATGGTATTGAGAGGCATAGGACCTGTTCATATACACCGCAACAAAATGGAGTTGCGGAGCGTATGAACATGACTATCATGGAGAAAGTGTGTTGTCTTTTGAGTGAATCAGGTCTAGAAGAAAAGTTCTGGACAGAGGCAACTGCAACATATGTTTATATCATAAACATGACACCTTCATCAGCAAATGACTTCAACATACCAGAGGAGCATTGGCTCGAAAAAACTCCAGGTTATAGACATCTTAGAAGGTTTGGGTCGGTGGTCTAC
The DNA window shown above is from Brassica oleracea var. oleracea cultivar TO1000 chromosome C3, BOL, whole genome shotgun sequence and carries:
- the LOC106332808 gene encoding uncharacterized protein LOC106332808, which gives rise to MANKATFHLLMIFCLTLSQFFFFFPTNASRFGSLMERPDQIFLPQQDTILDVKKDVEERVTMELNDYPGSGANNRHLPRGRGCIDC